From the genome of Pyxidicoccus trucidator, one region includes:
- a CDS encoding MBOAT family O-acyltransferase, producing MLSHSLQYLAFVVAVFALYWAVHRHFWPRMGVLLVASLYFYAAFTPFPILIFLVGVTVDHLCVKGMARAQSQGARKALVTLSIVSNLGLLAGFKYLELLRQTVLSLLAPLGIAVRPEPFNLLLPVGLSFFVFQAISYTVDVYRGKASAEHSFIEHLLYMLFFPRVVSGPIVRASELMAHFRDTPSLTPEQGGHALFRIAVGLVKKLVIADVLGAGIVDPVFGAPEKYASAECIVAAVAYTFELYYDFSGYSDIALGVAALFGFKFPENFNRPYLAKNIAEFWNRWHLSLSTWLRDYLYRPLGGNRVSKPRVLFNLMTVMVLGGLWHGADWRFAVWGAVHGVALCGLRCWEWAVGKPESPGIPRVALGMLATFTIVVLTRVVFRAPDMTHATEFYARMMAGVPGIANVSPLVWGMLAAAVLFHAVPMKLYTVSSELFVRMPVPVRAVALVLLGLGIRHLSAVETRPYVYLQF from the coding sequence GTGCTGTCCCACAGCCTCCAATACCTCGCCTTCGTCGTCGCGGTGTTCGCCCTCTACTGGGCGGTGCACCGCCACTTCTGGCCGCGCATGGGCGTGCTGCTGGTGGCGAGCCTCTACTTCTACGCCGCCTTCACGCCCTTCCCCATCCTCATCTTCCTGGTGGGCGTCACGGTGGACCACCTGTGCGTGAAGGGCATGGCCCGCGCGCAGTCCCAGGGTGCGCGCAAGGCGCTCGTCACGCTGTCCATCGTCTCCAACCTGGGGCTGCTGGCGGGCTTCAAGTACCTGGAGCTGCTGCGGCAGACGGTGCTGTCGCTGCTGGCGCCGCTGGGAATCGCGGTGCGGCCGGAGCCCTTCAACCTGCTGTTGCCGGTGGGCCTGTCCTTCTTCGTCTTCCAGGCCATCAGCTACACGGTGGACGTGTACCGGGGGAAGGCGAGCGCGGAGCACTCGTTCATCGAGCACCTGCTGTACATGCTCTTCTTCCCGCGCGTGGTGAGCGGCCCCATCGTCCGCGCGTCGGAGCTGATGGCGCACTTCCGCGACACGCCGAGCCTCACGCCCGAGCAGGGCGGCCACGCGCTGTTCCGCATCGCCGTGGGCCTGGTGAAGAAGCTGGTCATCGCGGACGTGCTGGGCGCGGGCATTGTCGACCCCGTCTTCGGCGCGCCGGAGAAGTACGCCTCCGCCGAGTGCATCGTCGCCGCGGTGGCCTACACCTTCGAGCTCTACTACGACTTCTCGGGGTACTCGGACATCGCGCTGGGCGTGGCGGCGCTGTTCGGCTTCAAGTTCCCGGAGAACTTCAACCGCCCGTACCTGGCGAAGAACATCGCCGAGTTCTGGAACCGGTGGCACCTGAGCCTGTCAACGTGGCTGCGGGACTACCTGTACCGCCCGCTGGGCGGCAACCGCGTCTCGAAGCCGCGCGTGCTCTTCAACCTGATGACGGTGATGGTGCTGGGTGGCCTGTGGCACGGGGCGGACTGGCGCTTCGCCGTCTGGGGCGCGGTGCACGGCGTGGCGCTGTGCGGGCTGCGCTGCTGGGAGTGGGCGGTGGGCAAGCCCGAGTCACCGGGCATCCCCCGCGTCGCGCTGGGCATGCTGGCGACGTTCACGATTGTAGTGCTCACGCGCGTCGTCTTCCGCGCGCCGGACATGACGCACGCAACGGAGTTCTACGCGCGGATGATGGCGGGGGTGCCCGGCATCGCCAACGTCAGTCCGCTGGTGTGGGGCATGCTGGCGGCGGCAGTGCTCTTCCACGCCGTGCCGATGAAGCTCTACACCGTGTCGTCGGAGCTCTTCGTGCGGATGCCTGTGCCGGTGCGCGCCGTGGCGCTCGTGCTGCTCGGCCTGGGCATCCGCCACCTGTCCGCCGTGGAGACGCGCCCGTACGTGTACCTGCAGTTCTAG
- a CDS encoding undecaprenyl-diphosphate phosphatase — protein MSLLEAIVLGLVQGLTEFLPISSTAHLRIAPELFGWKDPGAAYSAVIQLGTVAAVLIYFRKDLVSLTVAFFRGLARREPFATLESRLAWFVLVGTLPIGVCGLAFKKLIENQFRSLYVISGSLIILALILLVVERVASHQRTLADMRWKDGIIIGLWQAVALIPGSSRSGTTITGGLALGLKREDAARYSFLLSIPATTLAGVFELKHLLEATERPSALSLWVGTLVAFASGMAAIAWLLSYLRSRTMLVFVVYRVALGVLLLVLLQAGKLKPMSGVENIDVPPEPGKQQIEKQITD, from the coding sequence ATGAGCCTCCTCGAAGCCATCGTCCTGGGCCTGGTCCAGGGTCTCACCGAGTTCCTCCCCATCAGCTCCACCGCGCACCTGCGCATTGCTCCGGAGCTGTTCGGCTGGAAGGACCCGGGGGCCGCGTACTCGGCCGTGATTCAGCTGGGCACGGTGGCCGCCGTGCTCATCTACTTCCGCAAGGACCTGGTCTCGCTGACGGTGGCCTTCTTCCGGGGGCTGGCGCGGCGCGAGCCCTTCGCAACGCTGGAGTCCCGGCTGGCGTGGTTCGTCCTGGTGGGCACGCTGCCCATCGGCGTGTGCGGCCTGGCCTTCAAGAAGCTCATCGAGAACCAGTTCCGCTCGCTCTACGTCATCTCCGGCAGCCTCATCATCCTGGCGCTCATCCTCCTCGTGGTGGAGCGGGTCGCCTCCCACCAGCGGACGCTGGCGGACATGCGCTGGAAGGATGGCATCATCATCGGGCTGTGGCAGGCGGTGGCGCTCATCCCTGGGTCGTCCCGCTCGGGCACCACCATCACCGGTGGACTGGCGCTGGGCCTCAAGCGCGAGGACGCGGCGCGCTACTCCTTCCTGCTGTCCATCCCCGCCACCACCCTGGCGGGCGTCTTCGAGCTCAAGCACCTGCTGGAGGCCACCGAGCGGCCGTCCGCCCTGTCCCTCTGGGTGGGCACGCTGGTGGCGTTCGCCTCGGGCATGGCGGCCATTGCCTGGCTGTTGAGCTACCTGCGCTCGCGCACCATGCTGGTGTTCGTGGTGTACCGAGTGGCGCTGGGCGTGCTGCTGCTGGTGCTCCTGCAGGCAGGGAAGCTCAAGCCGATGTCGGGCGTGGAGAACATCGACGTGCCTCCCGAGCCCGGCAAGCAGCAGATAGAGAAGCAGATCACGGATTAG
- a CDS encoding Wall-associated protein precursor, with the protein MLTTLLLLALSTVPCTPQETSAVCGCKQGSATACEAVRQVDAKLAAKLEKEAAQQAQQAAKTVATTGQQHHVISKTIADALNKHGTLKGVYQPRDPRFVSRAVDKAAHNGYQHWHRQVDEEVVNWLFTHRQATPQQFEAFLRSVYSRPEMLARFPNGF; encoded by the coding sequence ATGCTGACGACGCTGCTCCTGCTGGCGCTGTCCACGGTTCCCTGTACACCGCAAGAGACGAGTGCGGTCTGTGGCTGCAAGCAAGGCTCCGCCACCGCGTGTGAGGCCGTCCGCCAGGTCGACGCCAAGCTGGCGGCGAAGCTGGAGAAAGAGGCGGCTCAACAGGCCCAACAGGCCGCGAAGACCGTTGCCACCACCGGGCAGCAGCACCACGTCATCTCCAAGACGATCGCGGACGCGCTGAACAAACACGGCACGCTCAAAGGCGTCTATCAGCCGAGAGATCCGCGTTTCGTCAGCCGGGCAGTCGACAAGGCAGCCCATAACGGCTACCAGCATTGGCACCGGCAAGTGGATGAAGAGGTGGTCAACTGGCTCTTTACACACAGGCAGGCAACGCCACAGCAGTTCGAAGCCTTCTTGCGCTCGGTCTATTCGCGGCCTGAGATGCTGGCGAGGTTTCCCAATGGGTTCTGA
- a CDS encoding CoA pyrophosphatase, whose amino-acid sequence MSVEALFESLEARLSSRPARTVDLPGLVLREASVLVPVFERDGVPHVLFTRRPPTLRTHADQYSFPGGGRDAEDATPLHTALRETEEELGVDRRRVRVLGMLDEVPTISQYRVSPFVGVIPGDGQYRPSAEEVAFILEVPLANLLDPAILRVERKEVFGAERELYFYTYGTHIIWGATARILRDFLNHVTQVPGLAAALGLRN is encoded by the coding sequence GTGAGCGTGGAGGCGCTGTTCGAATCGCTGGAGGCACGGCTGTCATCGCGGCCGGCGCGCACGGTGGACCTGCCGGGGCTGGTGCTGCGGGAGGCCTCGGTGCTGGTGCCCGTGTTCGAGCGGGACGGGGTGCCGCACGTGCTCTTCACGCGGAGGCCGCCGACGCTGCGCACCCACGCGGACCAGTACAGCTTCCCCGGGGGCGGGCGGGACGCGGAGGACGCGACGCCGCTGCACACGGCGCTGCGCGAGACGGAGGAGGAGCTGGGGGTCGACCGTCGGCGTGTGCGGGTGCTGGGCATGCTGGACGAGGTGCCGACCATCTCCCAGTACCGGGTGAGTCCCTTCGTGGGTGTCATCCCCGGTGACGGCCAGTACCGCCCGAGCGCGGAAGAGGTGGCCTTCATCCTCGAGGTGCCGCTGGCGAACCTGCTGGACCCGGCCATCCTCCGCGTGGAGCGCAAGGAGGTCTTCGGCGCCGAGCGCGAGCTGTACTTCTACACGTACGGAACGCACATCATCTGGGGCGCCACGGCGCGAATCCTGCGCGACTTCCTCAATCACGTGACGCAGGTGCCGGGCCTGGCCGCGGCGCTGGGGCTTCGGAACTGA
- a CDS encoding GDSL-type esterase/lipase family protein codes for MGESFDPTPKSLFHAALLDFLKARSTGLTLLLTIALAVGLSLAPVPEAFRPVPSLQRSGPLGPKLVALLLPASLTGKRPVRPPSDTMVAEAPGTPGLPPEEEEPDAGATIADTVPALPAVPTTPGIGLEELSAPTLARALELEALRERMGAQHVDLELNCRKAAADGTCLEDGLVPFTRALAALRADARRTPVRVVHLGDSLVASDHITDLVRDRLQERFGAGGKGFLFITRPASAGRWTRSGRGSDGWVIERLVDTKWPRDRVGWTGVAFTSGGGAQTSRYDVEGSRVAELFFLAQPSSGSVQLSVDGKSIQRIQTRGFSKNKSEAAFARVALPEGAKTLSLTTSGKVELHGVTLETGTPGIVYDTVGLLGGMAEVYLRAQPAAFRAQLRQRKPSLVVLMVGGNEAFFYSRDRTTLDEVRQQIKDLVARVRANVPDSACLVMSPIDAGVRTMSGDVIPRRGSKEVGDIFREEARAGGCAFWDAFTAMGGEGSAIRWLEEGLMLEDLVHPRTKGSDLLGHLFDLSLQRAFAKSHAPMLNVADPPGLQGADAALVKTFERLGRREAGEATRVGITQLGASHTASHYFTDAVREVLAKRFGDAGRGFIAAGKSSPRLEPARVARELEGEWTVEDALEAAPGGLWGLTGIRAVGAPGAKLRIQFCKGCPDAKTPAGRLDLYTLDVPGASAPDILVDGQPVPPDAPLPEPLAAPTVRIRSFPVAGPAHTVQVSAPTDSGVTVLGASLEHDTPGVVLDALGLPGATAFTLRDMDAAAVDAQLTSRRPDLLVFWYGTNEAHLPDLDAAALRRDYTALISRLRKATSAECLLLGPTDRLEQDASGQWKEAPALASVLGTLPQVAKDAGCAYWSPRAAMGGERAMLRWKHSQPVLGHPDGVHLTPEGYARLAGAFVRDLLAAYEVHKKGQPTARVEDN; via the coding sequence GTGGGTGAGAGTTTTGACCCGACTCCAAAAAGCCTCTTTCATGCCGCGCTGTTGGACTTCCTCAAGGCCAGATCCACCGGGCTGACGCTCCTCCTCACCATCGCACTGGCGGTGGGGCTGTCGCTGGCGCCGGTGCCCGAAGCGTTCCGCCCCGTCCCGAGCCTGCAGCGAAGCGGTCCCCTCGGCCCCAAGCTGGTGGCGCTGTTGCTGCCCGCCTCGCTGACGGGGAAGCGCCCCGTGCGCCCGCCCTCGGACACGATGGTGGCGGAGGCCCCCGGTACGCCTGGCCTCCCCCCTGAGGAAGAGGAGCCCGACGCCGGGGCCACCATCGCTGACACCGTGCCCGCCCTTCCCGCCGTGCCCACCACGCCCGGCATCGGCCTGGAGGAGCTGAGCGCCCCCACCCTCGCCCGCGCGCTGGAATTGGAAGCCCTGCGCGAGCGCATGGGCGCCCAGCACGTGGACCTGGAGCTCAACTGCCGGAAGGCCGCCGCGGACGGCACCTGCCTGGAGGACGGGCTCGTCCCCTTCACCCGCGCGCTGGCCGCCCTGCGCGCCGACGCCCGCCGCACGCCGGTGCGCGTGGTGCACCTGGGTGACTCGCTCGTCGCGTCGGACCACATCACCGACCTGGTGCGAGACAGGCTCCAGGAGCGCTTCGGCGCGGGCGGCAAGGGCTTCCTCTTCATCACCCGCCCGGCCAGCGCCGGCCGGTGGACGCGCTCCGGGCGAGGCTCGGACGGCTGGGTGATTGAGCGGCTGGTGGACACGAAGTGGCCCCGGGACAGGGTGGGCTGGACGGGCGTGGCCTTCACCTCCGGCGGCGGCGCGCAGACCTCGCGCTATGACGTGGAGGGCTCGCGGGTGGCGGAGCTGTTCTTCCTCGCCCAGCCGTCCAGCGGCTCCGTGCAGCTGTCCGTGGACGGCAAGTCCATTCAGCGCATCCAGACGCGCGGCTTCTCCAAGAACAAGTCCGAGGCCGCCTTCGCCCGCGTGGCGCTGCCCGAGGGCGCGAAGACGCTGTCGCTCACCACGTCCGGCAAGGTGGAGCTGCACGGCGTGACGCTGGAGACGGGCACGCCCGGCATCGTCTACGACACGGTGGGCCTGCTGGGCGGCATGGCGGAGGTGTACCTGCGTGCCCAGCCCGCCGCCTTCCGCGCGCAGCTTCGCCAGCGCAAGCCGTCGCTCGTCGTGCTGATGGTCGGCGGCAACGAGGCCTTCTTCTACTCGAGAGACCGCACCACCCTGGACGAGGTGCGCCAGCAGATAAAGGACCTGGTGGCCCGCGTGCGCGCCAACGTGCCGGACTCCGCGTGCCTCGTCATGTCCCCCATCGACGCGGGCGTGCGCACCATGAGCGGCGACGTGATTCCGCGCCGCGGCTCCAAGGAAGTGGGCGACATCTTCCGCGAGGAGGCCCGCGCGGGCGGCTGCGCCTTCTGGGACGCCTTCACCGCCATGGGCGGCGAGGGCTCCGCCATCCGCTGGCTGGAAGAGGGGCTGATGCTGGAGGACCTCGTCCACCCGCGAACGAAGGGCTCGGACCTGCTGGGCCACCTCTTCGACCTGTCCCTCCAGCGGGCCTTCGCGAAGTCGCACGCGCCGATGCTGAACGTGGCGGACCCGCCGGGACTGCAGGGCGCGGACGCGGCGCTGGTGAAGACCTTCGAGCGGCTGGGCCGCCGCGAGGCCGGCGAGGCCACACGCGTGGGAATCACCCAGCTCGGCGCCTCGCACACGGCCTCGCACTACTTCACGGACGCGGTGCGCGAGGTGCTGGCGAAGCGCTTCGGCGACGCGGGCCGGGGCTTCATCGCCGCCGGCAAGTCGTCCCCGCGCCTGGAGCCGGCGCGCGTGGCCCGCGAGCTGGAGGGCGAGTGGACGGTGGAGGACGCGCTGGAGGCGGCCCCCGGAGGACTCTGGGGCCTCACCGGCATCCGCGCCGTGGGCGCCCCTGGCGCGAAGCTCCGCATCCAGTTCTGCAAGGGCTGCCCGGACGCGAAGACGCCCGCGGGGCGGCTGGACCTGTACACGCTGGACGTGCCGGGCGCGAGCGCGCCGGACATCCTCGTGGACGGCCAGCCGGTGCCGCCTGACGCGCCCCTGCCCGAGCCCCTCGCCGCGCCCACCGTGCGCATCCGCTCCTTCCCCGTCGCCGGCCCCGCGCACACGGTGCAGGTGTCCGCGCCGACGGACAGCGGCGTCACCGTGCTGGGTGCCTCGCTGGAGCACGACACGCCGGGCGTGGTGCTGGACGCGCTGGGCCTGCCCGGCGCCACCGCCTTCACGCTGCGGGACATGGACGCGGCGGCGGTGGACGCGCAGCTCACCTCGCGGCGGCCGGACCTGCTCGTCTTCTGGTACGGCACCAACGAGGCCCACCTGCCGGACCTGGACGCGGCGGCGCTGCGCCGCGACTACACCGCGCTCATCTCCCGGCTGCGCAAGGCCACCAGCGCCGAGTGCCTGCTCCTGGGCCCCACGGACCGGCTGGAGCAGGACGCCAGCGGTCAGTGGAAGGAAGCGCCCGCGTTGGCCTCGGTGCTCGGCACGCTGCCCCAGGTGGCAAAGGACGCGGGCTGCGCATACTGGTCTCCGCGCGCGGCCATGGGCGGCGAGCGCGCCATGCTGCGCTGGAAGCACTCGCAGCCGGTGCTGGGCCACCCGGACGGCGTGCACCTGACGCCGGAAGGCTACGCGCGGCTGGCGGGTGCCTTCGTGCGGGACTTGCTCGCCGCCTACGAGGTCCACAAGAAGGGCCAGCCCACCGCGCGCGTGGAGGACAACTGA
- a CDS encoding mannose-1-phosphate guanylyltransferase, which yields MALYPVIMAGGSGTRFWPLSRQARPKQFLPLASKQPLITDTSARLKGLASVKDTFIVCGPLHAKAALKLVKGLPKANLLVEPVARNTAPAVALAAVQVAARNPKGVMVVLPSDHHVADVPGFKRTLAEAAKLAEAGHIVTLGIKPAHPETGYGYIQVGEPLEGGGRKVQAFKEKPDLETAKGYLASGDYLWNGGIFVFRADVILEAFAKHMPEMQKGLDALRKAAGKRTFASVLKKVFPKLPSISIDYGVMEKASNIAVLPGDFGWSDVGSFAAIPEVRPADANGNVVSGDAAVVVDCKNCVVLADKRPLAVVGLTDVVVVDSGDAVLVVPKDKSQDVRKVVEALKARKLTKYV from the coding sequence ATGGCCCTCTATCCCGTCATCATGGCCGGTGGCTCCGGCACCCGCTTCTGGCCCCTGTCCCGTCAGGCGCGCCCCAAGCAGTTCCTGCCGCTGGCCTCGAAGCAGCCCCTCATCACCGACACCTCCGCGCGCCTCAAGGGGCTCGCCTCGGTGAAGGACACCTTCATCGTCTGCGGCCCGCTGCACGCGAAGGCCGCCCTGAAGCTGGTGAAGGGCCTGCCGAAGGCCAACCTCCTGGTGGAGCCGGTGGCGCGCAACACCGCCCCCGCCGTCGCCCTGGCCGCCGTGCAGGTGGCCGCGCGCAACCCGAAGGGCGTCATGGTGGTGCTGCCCTCCGACCACCACGTGGCGGACGTGCCCGGCTTCAAGCGCACCCTGGCCGAGGCCGCGAAGCTCGCCGAGGCCGGCCACATCGTCACCCTGGGCATCAAGCCCGCGCACCCGGAGACGGGCTACGGCTACATCCAGGTGGGCGAGCCCCTGGAGGGCGGCGGCCGCAAGGTGCAGGCCTTCAAGGAGAAGCCCGATTTGGAGACGGCGAAGGGCTACCTCGCCTCCGGCGACTACCTGTGGAACGGCGGCATCTTCGTCTTCCGCGCGGACGTCATCCTCGAGGCCTTCGCGAAGCACATGCCGGAGATGCAGAAGGGGCTGGACGCCCTGCGCAAGGCCGCCGGCAAGCGCACCTTCGCGTCCGTGCTGAAGAAGGTGTTCCCCAAGCTGCCCTCCATCTCCATCGACTACGGCGTCATGGAGAAGGCGTCCAACATCGCGGTGCTACCCGGTGACTTCGGCTGGTCCGACGTGGGCTCCTTCGCCGCCATTCCGGAAGTGCGCCCGGCCGACGCCAACGGCAACGTGGTGTCCGGCGACGCCGCCGTGGTGGTGGACTGCAAGAACTGCGTGGTGCTCGCCGACAAGCGCCCGCTGGCCGTGGTGGGCCTCACCGACGTGGTGGTGGTCGACTCGGGCGACGCCGTCCTCGTGGTGCCGAAGGACAAGAGCCAGGACGTGCGCAAGGTCGTCGAGGCGCTCAAGGCTCGCAAGCTGACGAAGTACGTGTAG
- a CDS encoding Tox-REase-5 domain-containing protein yields the protein MSVRHPGHRGCSTHKHSGRPHTLFVTLLALTGCGTLKELPLSELDSGSFRYRSASPPSFTPTEEPKADASAQAAAQAARSMKQRLVQGDALVEVLLRAGLASASERLPAEAPLSPEDASALFGALLEQPVTVAGFGPRLVASRLLREVVEGDEEVPRAELLERVKRFERLAVLRPDGSLAMALTGAPRQRVGEVQWNEGSFRAGAFEVGSLYSGATGVWRSVDAALQRGWASPVLAEVRDDAAVPGGARGGTEETFIELVLALGQLLPASGDRLTALSRLPEGLATLVASSPPYLERFERLSRGEQVRELSKLSATLLATWGTVVGTPRTLAAMGRGWEASRIPVLSLAADGALAVERVAVPVGRAVTVLGDGPGAVAILHLSSSVAEGARQPEPMGGPGRWGPSRELLSPRAARYHEQLSGHASSEAYWLGEVGKKGPRFDGFAEGVLLEARGPGLASRFNDDLSPKPWFARWGAKELIAQARRQHAAAGGVGARVRWHVAEELAARALRKLLEANQLSEVEVVHTAALP from the coding sequence ATGTCCGTCCGTCATCCTGGCCACCGCGGCTGTAGCACCCACAAGCACAGCGGCAGGCCCCACACACTTTTCGTCACGCTCCTGGCCCTCACCGGGTGCGGGACCTTGAAGGAGCTGCCGCTGAGCGAGCTGGACAGCGGCTCGTTCCGTTACCGCTCCGCCTCGCCTCCTTCCTTCACGCCGACGGAGGAGCCGAAGGCGGACGCGTCCGCCCAGGCGGCGGCCCAGGCCGCGCGCTCGATGAAGCAGCGGCTGGTGCAAGGCGACGCGCTGGTGGAGGTGCTGCTGCGGGCCGGGCTCGCCAGCGCCTCCGAGCGGCTGCCGGCGGAAGCCCCGCTGTCTCCAGAGGACGCGTCGGCCCTGTTCGGCGCGCTGCTGGAGCAGCCCGTCACGGTGGCGGGCTTCGGCCCCCGGCTCGTGGCCTCGCGGCTGCTGCGCGAGGTGGTGGAGGGAGACGAGGAGGTGCCGCGCGCGGAGCTGCTGGAGCGGGTGAAGCGCTTCGAGCGCCTCGCCGTGCTGCGTCCGGATGGCTCGCTGGCCATGGCCCTCACGGGGGCGCCGCGCCAGCGCGTGGGCGAGGTGCAGTGGAACGAAGGTTCCTTCCGGGCCGGGGCCTTCGAGGTGGGCTCGCTCTACTCGGGGGCCACGGGCGTGTGGCGGTCCGTGGACGCGGCGCTCCAGCGGGGCTGGGCCAGTCCGGTGCTGGCGGAGGTGCGCGACGACGCGGCCGTGCCGGGTGGCGCGCGCGGCGGCACGGAGGAGACGTTCATCGAGCTGGTGCTGGCGCTGGGGCAGCTCCTCCCCGCGTCGGGGGACCGCCTCACCGCGCTGTCGCGGCTGCCCGAGGGGCTCGCCACGCTCGTCGCGTCCTCACCGCCGTACCTGGAGCGCTTCGAGCGGCTGTCACGCGGGGAGCAGGTCCGCGAGCTGTCGAAGCTGAGCGCCACGCTGCTGGCCACGTGGGGCACGGTGGTGGGCACCCCGCGCACGCTGGCGGCGATGGGGCGGGGGTGGGAGGCCAGCCGAATCCCCGTGCTCTCGCTCGCGGCGGACGGCGCGCTGGCGGTGGAGCGCGTGGCGGTGCCGGTGGGCCGCGCCGTCACCGTGCTGGGCGACGGGCCGGGCGCGGTCGCCATCCTCCACCTGTCGTCCTCGGTGGCGGAGGGTGCGCGCCAGCCCGAGCCCATGGGCGGACCCGGCAGGTGGGGCCCGTCCCGCGAGCTGCTGTCCCCGCGCGCGGCGCGCTACCACGAGCAGCTCTCCGGCCACGCCTCGAGCGAGGCGTACTGGCTGGGTGAGGTGGGGAAGAAGGGCCCGAGGTTCGACGGCTTCGCGGAGGGGGTGCTGCTGGAGGCGCGAGGCCCCGGACTCGCCAGCCGCTTCAACGATGACCTCAGTCCGAAGCCGTGGTTCGCGCGGTGGGGAGCGAAGGAGCTGATAGCGCAGGCCCGGCGCCAGCACGCGGCGGCGGGTGGAGTGGGCGCGCGCGTTCGCTGGCACGTCGCGGAGGAGCTGGCGGCGCGGGCGCTCCGGAAGCTGCTCGAAGCGAACCAGCTCTCCGAGGTGGAGGTGGTCCACACCGCCGCGCTGCCATGA